The genome window AATCGAAAACGAAATTGAAAGACAGTTGTTTGTACCTTGAGAATATTTTTGATAGAACTTTTACATATCTATCTATATGTTTATTGTTAAGTATCTCATGTTAAGGTTAGTTGTGCTGAAACTTTTTGGATTAAAGCATCCTCCTATTTGGTTTTCTATTCGATATGTTATACTGACTTTCAGAGTTTTATTTAGTCACTGCCAATGTTGTAATTGTTTTGTAAGTGTTGAATTCCTAAATATGTTTTAGAGTAAGCATAAAAAACTATACTATATACTTTTTCATAAGCATCTGTGGCTGTGTATCTCTTTCATCAAATGAATGGTTTTCGGTTTACAAGCTGTGTTGCTATACATGCCTGTAGAGAAATAACAGACTGTTGTTTGACATTTTATGTCACAAATAGTTGAGATATAATCATTTTATCTCTTTCATCTGTGGCTAGCTTTTAGTGCACCACCTGCTCACAATTAACGAAGGAATTTTAGGTGGTGGAAGTAGCAACTCCAGAGAATGTTAatgttaaaatttgtttttcgTTTTAGGTGTGTAAATTAGTTGTCTGTGTATAACTCTTACTATGTTACTATAAACCACTAAATGTTCCTTTTCCTTTTATTCTTTTGCGAAGTAACCTCCAACTGCTGCTACTGTGTTTATGTTCCTGCtactatgtttatatatatatatatatatatatatatatatatatatatatatatatatatgtttatatatatatatatgtttatatatattcttaaatgACTTTTTGTTGTGTCCGAGAGAATCAACTCCTAAGTCTTGGCTACTAAAAATGCCTATAATAATACTGTTGTGTGACATTTTATGTCCCAAATAGTTGACATATAATCATTAAAAGTATTACCAAAGTATTCTCGGGAATCTAATATAATGGAAGGCCTGGTGTTATTAATTGGTggttagttttaaatattttgcctagattatttattttataaggtCTTATATACCTTTAAAAGACTACGCTTAGGATAACCATGAACGACTTGCTCCGCTGGATTACATTGTAGCATTGaaaaatgatgaatttgtttATACTTATGATAACGTGGCAAAAGTAGTGCAGGGTCACCTAaaatctccctccctccctccctccctccctgtcTTTTAGCTGAAGTGCCGTTTTCTATAATTTGAATCAATTGGTGATATAGGTTTTGTATCATCAAATATGTCATATGTTGGCATTTCATATAGATGTGCTGTCATTTGTTTGTCAGCAATATAGTTGTGCTATTTTTTGATATACTCCTAGgtaatgtttaaatttaatgttgctCATTATAAGGAGTGTCATAATACTGcactttttaatttgtttataaaaaatgtagGTGCATAGTCCCTTATTCATTCGTCATCTTCACTCTACAGCATGGCAATGGTGGATGAGGCCGTGTCGTATCAAAACCTGGCAAGCCTTAACAGTACAAAGACGGACCGGAAGATTTTGATCCGTGTAACCAGACTGTGGTTGTCTATATCTGTTGAAGATGAATCTTTTGATGGAGCCaatcttatttttcttgattCAAGGTGCTAACATTGAACCTGAGAGGAGAATGCTGGCTAGATTTTTAGGACTACAGTCCAGCAAAATTGTTTTTTGGTTCCAGAACAGGAGGTCTTGTTTGAAGACTAAGCAATTACAGGGCGATTATAATATTCTCACaagacatatatattttaaattagaatttatGGAAATCAAAAATTGTTATCCATAATAAAAAGTGAGCATCTAAAATATTTgtacaatattatattaatttatttatttgtcaaaaCATCTTTGCTTTTTCTTTGTATCCTTATATCTTtacaatatcaatttaatacttaacattataattttttctgaCTTTGAACAAAGTTATGACTTACAAgtttttagttaaattaatttaactTTTGAGTTTTGGAATGTCGACCAACTATGTACACATAGTTCTATCATTGAAATATTATTGAATTGGCGATTAGGTGATATTGGTATATCTtacttgataaatatttttcaatatacacttttatgtatttttttaataattataaattttgatataaaggAATATTAAGATTAAATTGTATATCTCAACaaagatttaataaaataattttattttatctcaacAAATGTGTTAGTTCACCAGCTTTACACATTAGAATATAGGCATCATCCTTATTGTCGTAacattttctaatattatcatatattaatattaagaaaaaattcacatatggataataaaaacattttaataactaaaatctttaaataaatagattttttttccagtaactaaaaattttagctcaatattttaatataattaaattttttccaaTACAATAGTATCATGTGCTATacaatgaaatatgaaaaatatgaggtaatattaatcaaaaaccacattatcatatattaatattaataaaacattcacatatataaaaaaaattgattgtttATACTAATATCTTATAATACAGAAAAATATTGTACAAAATAAACTTTACTAAGTGAATATAACGAATcgactaatataatttaatatcattttatttaattaataaaaaacactaataaaataataataaacttataaataatcaaactaaaattatatggtcgcccgtgcttcgcacgggttataggctagtatGGGTATAATATGTAGTcctatgttttaattttattttttggtttggtactctccttttggtactacaagtctacaaatgtggagtctattaatcttacattgttaaacagtttcaattactaaaaacactccaaaCAATaccttatcatataatatttcattaaaaaattataatgatgttataaataaaattataaataataataattttgaatatctttttttaacaaaaagttttatataactttttttaactttaacgtgttatatatcaatataaacaccacacattacataactctttctaattcttatcaaaaaaatcaagattacagaattatgttgaaattcgattgattagattactgaatctttcaaatgtaTTACAAAATCGTCTATGTTGGGAAAAGatatgaattttctgatttttttaatttttaaatctacatgtactaaattcgaattaaatgtattatatatatatgatatatatatatatatatatatatatatatatatataatatctttttttaacaaaaagtttatataactttttttaactttgacgtgttatatatcaatataaacaccacacattacataactctttctaattcttatcaaaaaaatcaagattacagaattatgttgaaattcgattgattagattactgaatctttcaaatgtattacaagatcgtctatgtttggaaaagatatgaattttctgatttttttaatttttaaatctacatgtactaaattcgaattaaatgtattatatatatatacatatatatatatatattatatatttgttagggtttgtcaattttcaagtaatcgagagaaatatagtcagttgaataatataatttaattaaattcaatctattaatattaaaatattaataaaatgacgttaaaatttaaattataaataataaattaggaaCTACatatccgcccgtgcttcgcacgggttaaaggctagtacatAAGAATACATGGACGCTGATAGAGCTACGACGGGACAAAGGTAAATCCCTCTGGTTTTTTGCGTTATACAAAATGTAACTGATAGTAGCACCATAAGTTGGCTTGGCCCATGTTTTACCACAAGGAAACTAGGGGTTTGCAAACAGAATTGGTGAGAGCAATGAGCATGCTGCATTCAACAATTTATACAGCCATCCAGCCATAACTAAATAATTACACAAAGCCCTTAACTTGAGTAGTTATCTTACCAAAGAGACAATCCTATGTATGCATTTCTATAACAGACTGGTGTCCCTTACATGAGAAAAGATCCTCCCAAACAAGACAATCAATTACCCTGCTCCATATAAACATCATTCACAATTGCCTAAAAATCAACCGAGGAAGTTCACAATGGTGGAAACCGGTACCAAGCAAAGTCCCCTTCTCTTCAGTCCCGTTGAGGATGTGCTAGTACATTCCtagcaaacaaaaaaaaatctccaTGAGTTTAAAGCTGCTCAAACcacactacaagaaaattgTTAATAGACATCATAGGTCAGACATCGGTCAGATTTGCCGCCGatgttaaaaatgtttttaacaTCACCCCTTCTAGAGGCGATGTCTTTAGCATTTTAAGACATCAATTAACTTTAAACCGATgtctaaaatattattaaaaaatttcaaaacacaCGGGCCATCCCTCTCTCCCCTCCTTAGTCAAAAAAACCCCGCCTTAGAACCAAATATTCCCCCGCCTTAGAACATTTTAGGCTTCCCTCCTTCTCTtcagacatatttaacataaaattaaaatcaaaaatctaaactaataactaaaatacatGGCTCCTTATATGTTTAATATCATGTAGTAAGACTAATTTGATTATAAACTCATTTACCTCTCAACATGTTTTGTAAATAATGGTTGCATGGACATCATGAAAAATGGTAAGGGTGATGTCTAAATATATTTCAGACATCGGTTTTTGACCGATGTCTATATATAGACATCACCGACAAAGACATCGGTCCGGAAAGAACATAGACATCggttaaaaaccgatgtctattgactgttttcttgtagtgccATTATCAACATTATATCACAAATCCATCTTTTACATGCACATGTTCCTTACCTCTATAATTTCTGCACATTCTTTCTGTTTCCTGTTCATAGTAGCCTTCCGGTTCAAATCGGAGACCTGAATAAAAATTTCAGCAAGGACATTACAAGCTACTAGCAGCAATGCCTACCTAGCTACTTGTATGACATTAACTAATAAGCATAACAAGAGAGAGATTAAAAGCAGTGTATATGTACCTTAGGACTACTAACAGGAGAACTAGCCGTATCTTCTAATGAATCATCGCTCGCCATGGAAGATCTCTTACTAAATATACAGGTTCTCCTCTTCTTGGAGCTCAATATTTTCGAACTCCCCATAACCGAGGCTGATGAAGCAGCATCAGAAACGAGACAAAGGCTCTGACTACCCATTTCATCATCACAAGCAGAGGGAAGCTGCATAGAGTTATTTTCATGATCAAACTGTTCAGTGTTCAAGAGATCTTCCAAGTAGAAAGTCCAACCACTTTCCTCTGCTGAAGAATCTCCCATAATTCTACCTTGACTTGGAAGAGCAACCTTTGATGATAGCAATGCTAGACTTATCcttctatctatctatatatactg of Daucus carota subsp. sativus chromosome 3, DH1 v3.0, whole genome shotgun sequence contains these proteins:
- the LOC108213671 gene encoding vascular-related unknown protein 1 — encoded protein: MGDSSAEESGWTFYLEDLLNTEQFDHENNSMQLPSACDDEMGSQSLCLVSDAASSASVMGSSKILSSKKRRTCIFSKRSSMASDDSLEDTASSPVSSPKVSDLNRKATMNRKQKECAEIIEECTSTSSTGLKRRGLCLVPVSTIVNFLG